Proteins from a single region of Chryseomicrobium sp. FSL W7-1435:
- a CDS encoding ferredoxin, whose product MAKYTIVDKDTCIACGACGAAAPDIYDYDDEGIAFVILDDNMGTVAIPDELLEDMEDAFEGCPTDSIKVADESFEGDALKYE is encoded by the coding sequence ATGGCTAAATATACAATTGTTGATAAAGATACATGCATCGCTTGTGGTGCTTGTGGAGCAGCGGCTCCAGATATTTATGATTACGATGACGAGGGAATTGCATTTGTTATTTTAGATGATAACATGGGGACTGTTGCTATTCCAGATGAGTTATTAGAAGACATGGAAGACGCTTTCGAAGGTTGCCCAACCGATTCTATTAAAGTAGCAGATGAATCATTTGAAGGTGACGCACTTAAATACGAATAA
- a CDS encoding ECF transporter S component, with amino-acid sequence MFKSNTRKLIAVAMLSSLSFILMLLAFPLPALPAYLKVDFSDVPALIAAITMGPVAGIAVAFLKNVLDWFISGSPTGVPVGHMANFVTSILFIAPVYLIYKKVTSTKGMYVGLIAGTLSMAVGMTLLNYLIFLPMYAYFLNFPMESGSALMNTLIYGILPFNLIKGALITVVMILLFKKLKPYLDKVSKSYQLA; translated from the coding sequence ATGTTCAAAAGCAACACACGCAAGCTAATTGCTGTGGCTATGCTGAGCAGTCTATCATTTATTTTGATGCTGTTAGCATTTCCATTGCCGGCACTACCAGCCTATTTAAAGGTTGACTTCAGTGATGTACCAGCATTGATTGCTGCTATTACTATGGGACCTGTAGCAGGAATAGCAGTCGCATTTTTAAAAAATGTACTTGATTGGTTTATCTCGGGAAGCCCGACAGGAGTTCCAGTAGGACATATGGCCAATTTTGTGACATCCATTTTATTCATTGCACCTGTTTACTTGATCTACAAAAAAGTAACGTCTACTAAAGGCATGTATGTAGGCTTAATCGCAGGAACACTATCTATGGCAGTAGGGATGACTTTACTAAACTATCTTATCTTCCTACCAATGTACGCCTACTTTTTGAATTTCCCTATGGAATCTGGCTCAGCTCTTATGAATACTTTAATTTATGGGATTCTGCCATTTAATCTAATCAAAGGAGCTTTGATAACGGTAGTCATGATTCTGCTGTTTAAAAAGTTAAAACCTTATTTGGATAAAGTTAGTAAATCCTATCAATTGGCATAA
- a CDS encoding RNA polymerase sigma factor SigX, with translation MQTTNVGNGGNTMKDSVFHRIYDSYHQDLFQFLIFLVQNRQVAEDLTQEVYIRVLRSYDSFQGKSSEKTWLFSIAKNVAIDHFRKQSVRKKRSFDSFDWESIQLTSDDMRPDELLIVDYEKKQLLEQLNGCTGDQKMVIVLRFFQQLSIQETADALGWTESKVKTTQHRAIQHLKKRMSQEREEDLQHDKR, from the coding sequence ATTCAAACGACTAATGTAGGGAACGGGGGGAACACCATGAAAGACTCCGTTTTTCACCGAATCTATGATTCGTATCATCAGGACTTGTTTCAGTTCCTGATCTTTTTGGTGCAAAACAGGCAAGTGGCAGAAGACTTGACGCAAGAAGTCTATATTAGAGTGTTGCGCTCGTATGATTCGTTTCAAGGAAAAAGTTCTGAAAAAACATGGCTTTTCTCCATTGCTAAAAATGTGGCAATCGATCACTTCCGCAAACAAAGTGTCCGAAAGAAAAGGTCATTTGATTCATTTGATTGGGAGTCGATTCAGCTGACATCAGACGATATGAGACCTGATGAGCTTCTGATTGTCGATTATGAGAAAAAGCAATTACTCGAACAGTTAAATGGATGCACAGGAGATCAGAAAATGGTCATTGTCTTGCGCTTCTTTCAACAATTGTCTATTCAAGAAACGGCAGATGCGCTTGGATGGACAGAGTCTAAAGTCAAAACAACGCAACATCGTGCAATTCAACATCTGAAAAAGCGTATGTCACAGGAGCGAGAGGAGGATTTGCAACATGACAAACGGTAA
- a CDS encoding ATP-binding protein yields MNRIWNSVVGKLWGTIMLLVLFVLFIVTVLMLEFLEDFHTQQAEIKLRQEAQLISNIFKENSSIDTPLIQEILADETNLMIYSEEQELQEAIHEGLGQQETQQKLQDNELFNRAFNSDQSSLKTMLLPSLSDSARMENYLVLAYPLEESTSPHGVVFIYQSLKEVNNTSNQTTKIVFLSGFLAMILTTLLSFFLSTQITSPLRKMREGAHELAKGNFHTRVPSSQRDEIGELGAAFNRMGMQIKHNVEVINQEKEQLSNILSSMTDAVITFNKDASILLNNPPADELLRRWSAHAIDENSPLPAALTHMLEHTVENEEELEEEFELDSHYYNISLSLLYSKDTVRGAIAVIRDMTEQHRLDKMRSDFIANVSHELRTPIAMLQGYSEAILDDVVETEEEKKEMIRIISDESNRMGRLVTELLDLARLESGYLRIYQAPFSISTSVERMTAKFGQRAKERDIELNFSSTIDSSTEIHADEDRIEQVITNLLDNAFRHTEQGDQVNVSVNQMNEFIRVEIRDSGFGIPPEDLPYIFERFYKADKARTRGKAGTGLGLAIAKNIIDRHEGNIRVESEVGKGTAFIIELKKM; encoded by the coding sequence ATGAATAGAATATGGAATAGTGTGGTCGGGAAGCTGTGGGGAACCATAATGCTTCTCGTCCTCTTTGTATTATTTATTGTCACAGTATTAATGCTCGAGTTCTTAGAAGACTTTCATACCCAACAAGCTGAGATTAAATTACGTCAGGAAGCGCAATTGATTTCGAATATCTTTAAAGAGAATTCCTCTATTGATACGCCTCTAATCCAAGAAATCTTGGCTGATGAGACAAATTTGATGATTTATTCGGAAGAACAAGAGTTGCAAGAAGCGATTCATGAAGGACTTGGTCAACAGGAGACACAACAAAAACTTCAAGATAATGAGCTGTTTAATCGAGCGTTTAATAGTGATCAATCTTCATTAAAGACAATGCTCCTCCCGTCCTTATCAGACTCTGCTCGAATGGAAAATTATTTGGTGCTCGCGTATCCTCTTGAAGAATCAACTTCACCGCATGGTGTGGTTTTTATATACCAGAGTTTGAAGGAAGTAAATAACACGTCCAATCAAACGACGAAAATTGTATTTTTATCAGGATTTTTAGCTATGATTTTAACTACGCTTTTATCATTTTTCTTGTCTACTCAAATCACTTCTCCTCTACGTAAAATGCGAGAGGGTGCACATGAACTGGCTAAAGGGAATTTTCATACAAGAGTTCCTTCTTCTCAGCGTGATGAAATTGGGGAACTTGGAGCAGCGTTTAACCGGATGGGCATGCAAATTAAACATAATGTTGAAGTAATCAATCAAGAAAAAGAACAGTTGTCTAATATTCTATCTTCTATGACAGACGCAGTTATTACGTTTAATAAAGATGCTTCTATCCTGCTCAACAATCCACCAGCAGATGAATTGTTAAGAAGATGGTCAGCGCATGCGATAGATGAAAATTCACCTTTACCTGCTGCACTCACTCATATGTTGGAACATACTGTTGAAAACGAGGAAGAACTGGAAGAAGAATTTGAATTAGACTCGCATTATTACAACATCAGTTTATCTTTGCTGTACTCAAAAGATACCGTGCGTGGAGCAATAGCCGTTATTCGGGACATGACAGAACAACATCGCCTCGATAAAATGCGCAGTGACTTCATCGCTAATGTTAGTCATGAGCTAAGAACTCCTATTGCTATGTTACAGGGATATAGTGAAGCGATTTTAGACGATGTAGTTGAAACAGAAGAAGAGAAAAAAGAGATGATCCGTATTATCTCGGATGAATCGAATCGAATGGGCAGACTTGTGACAGAGCTCCTTGATCTTGCACGTCTTGAATCAGGTTATTTACGTATTTATCAAGCTCCTTTTTCAATCTCAACTAGTGTTGAACGTATGACTGCAAAATTTGGTCAGCGAGCAAAAGAACGAGATATTGAATTGAACTTCTCATCAACGATAGACAGTAGCACAGAAATTCATGCCGATGAAGATCGTATTGAACAAGTGATTACAAATCTTCTCGATAATGCTTTCCGCCATACTGAACAGGGTGATCAAGTAAATGTGAGTGTCAATCAGATGAACGAGTTCATTCGTGTCGAGATCCGAGATTCCGGCTTTGGAATTCCTCCAGAAGATTTGCCATATATATTTGAGCGATTTTACAAAGCAGACAAAGCCAGAACACGAGGTAAAGCGGGCACAGGTCTTGGACTGGCCATTGCGAAAAATATCATCGATCGTCACGAAGGAAATATTCGAGTTGAAAGTGAAGTAGGAAAAGGAACGGCTTTTATCATTGAATTAAAAAAGATGTAA
- a CDS encoding response regulator transcription factor, which translates to MSESVKLLVVDDEERIRRLLKMYLEREGYEITEAENGQQAIELAAQEDFHAILLDIMMPVKDGLEAMREIREVSTTPILLLTAKGEEANRVEGFELGADDYIVKPFSPREVVLRIKAVLRRSTTVVSQSSSSVSKDVVVFPHLTIDHDAHRVTADGTEVSLTPKEYELLYFLAKSPDKVFDREQLLKEVWHYDFFGDLRTVDTHVKRLREKLNRVSESAAKMIVTVWGVGYKFEVINE; encoded by the coding sequence ATGTCTGAATCTGTTAAATTACTTGTGGTGGATGATGAAGAACGTATTCGCCGATTATTAAAAATGTACCTCGAAAGAGAGGGGTATGAAATTACTGAAGCTGAAAATGGCCAACAAGCCATTGAGCTAGCTGCACAAGAAGATTTTCATGCAATCCTACTCGATATTATGATGCCAGTAAAAGATGGTCTTGAAGCGATGCGAGAAATTCGTGAAGTCAGCACAACACCCATCTTGTTGCTGACAGCTAAAGGCGAAGAAGCTAACCGAGTGGAAGGCTTTGAATTAGGTGCTGATGATTATATTGTGAAACCATTTAGTCCAAGAGAAGTTGTTTTGAGAATTAAAGCTGTGCTACGCCGGTCAACTACTGTCGTATCTCAATCCTCGTCATCAGTTAGTAAAGATGTAGTGGTTTTCCCTCATCTGACAATTGACCATGATGCGCATCGAGTGACAGCAGATGGAACTGAAGTCAGTCTGACACCTAAAGAGTATGAACTTCTTTATTTCTTAGCGAAATCTCCAGATAAAGTGTTTGATCGTGAACAACTTTTGAAAGAGGTCTGGCATTATGATTTCTTTGGAGATCTGCGAACAGTAGATACACATGTGAAACGATTACGTGAAAAGCTTAACCGGGTATCAGAAAGTGCTGCAAAAATGATTGTCACGGTCTGGGGCGTCGGCTATAAATTTGAGGTAATCAATGAATAG
- the ccsB gene encoding c-type cytochrome biogenesis protein CcsB, with translation MNLVEISSASLYVAFVAYLIATVFFGGAVKATTKEKTAYNKRWGTYGFSLTVFGFIANLTYFITRWIAAGHAPVSNLFEFTAAFGMMIVGAFILIYSMYRIATLGLFALPIAVIIIGYASMFPTDVSPLIPALQSHWLTIHVITAALGEAILAISAVAGLIWLLKNIDMSKKSKQRFWIEAVMYLLVLVIGFIVSTTVFSVAYQPVEYSYVNVEGEQTQIEYKKPALFGMNESEAITEGAMQPLIEMPALVNANKLTTVVWSVLIGSLLYGLLRLVFRRRLAEVVQPFTKRTNSQLLDEIGYRSVLIGFPIFSLGALIFAMIWAHEAWGRFWGWDPKEVWALITFLFYAVYLHLRLAVGWQGEKSAWLALIGFIIIMFNLIVVNLIIAGLHSYA, from the coding sequence ATGAACTTAGTCGAAATTAGCAGCGCGTCACTTTATGTGGCTTTCGTTGCTTATCTAATAGCAACGGTATTTTTTGGTGGGGCAGTAAAAGCCACTACCAAAGAAAAAACTGCTTATAACAAGCGGTGGGGCACTTACGGTTTCTCTCTTACAGTGTTTGGATTTATTGCTAATCTAACTTACTTTATTACGCGATGGATTGCGGCTGGTCATGCGCCAGTGAGTAACTTGTTTGAATTTACAGCAGCATTTGGAATGATGATTGTTGGGGCCTTCATTTTGATTTACTCTATGTATCGAATTGCGACTTTAGGACTGTTTGCACTTCCAATTGCGGTCATCATTATTGGCTACGCAAGCATGTTCCCTACAGATGTATCGCCATTGATTCCAGCTTTACAAAGCCACTGGTTAACAATTCATGTTATTACAGCTGCGCTAGGAGAAGCAATATTAGCAATTAGTGCAGTAGCCGGACTTATTTGGCTGTTAAAAAATATTGATATGAGCAAAAAATCAAAACAACGTTTCTGGATTGAAGCGGTTATGTATTTGTTAGTTTTAGTAATCGGATTTATTGTATCCACGACAGTATTTTCAGTCGCGTACCAGCCAGTAGAATATTCTTATGTGAATGTTGAAGGTGAACAAACGCAGATTGAATACAAGAAACCTGCATTATTTGGAATGAATGAGTCAGAGGCTATCACGGAAGGCGCTATGCAACCTCTTATCGAAATGCCAGCTTTAGTCAATGCTAACAAATTGACTACAGTTGTGTGGTCAGTTCTTATCGGTTCGTTGCTATATGGACTGCTACGTCTTGTCTTCCGTCGTAGACTTGCAGAAGTGGTACAACCTTTTACAAAACGTACAAATTCGCAACTACTAGATGAGATTGGGTACCGTTCTGTGTTAATTGGTTTCCCGATATTTAGCTTAGGTGCACTTATTTTTGCAATGATCTGGGCTCATGAAGCATGGGGCCGTTTCTGGGGTTGGGACCCTAAAGAAGTGTGGGCGTTAATCACTTTCTTATTCTATGCCGTTTACTTACACCTACGTTTAGCAGTAGGCTGGCAGGGTGAGAAAAGTGCATGGCTTGCTTTAATTGGCTTTATCATTATCATGTTCAATTTAATCGTTGTAAATTTAATTATTGCGGGACTTCACAGTTACGCGTAA
- a CDS encoding cytochrome c biogenesis protein ResB: protein MNSLECKCGHINPVGTQLCESCGRPLTDDARNKPLADMRYEGSARRSQTYNKTIIDKVWNFFSSVKVGMWIIVAILVAAAIGTILPQVFYVPANNASEAAAYYERIYGTFGKIYNDLGLSDLYSSWWFQGLIGMLGISLIIASLDRVIPLYKSLKKQKVKRHQSFLQRQRLFSKAEGIQEDVLTPAEKKLKELKYNVRREDGAILAEKGRFSRWGPYINHIGLIIFLGGVMLRAIPGVYVDETMWLREGETLAVPGAAGYYLENNGFEFDVYDQEGANEVFSDAIERVGTIASNYQTNLTLFKGENEDIIGDPGELTEIDSGPTIVNKPFKFDSYNVYQVDFRLDELKAMTFQLQNKASEEQFGEFTIDLINPESEYDLGNGYRVELVNYYADFTGFEDGEPQSKSPIPNNPAFLIRMYTPEKPEPETSFVLIRETIEPFGENDFKLAFQSAETRDISGLTIRKDLTLPILMIGGLIFMIGVAQGSYWNHRRIWLQQTPTGDVLVAGHTNKNWNSVKKDLHFVTKDTRVPRPLDQQDPEADMNFDEGDETT, encoded by the coding sequence ATGAATTCACTTGAATGTAAATGTGGGCACATCAATCCAGTGGGAACACAATTATGTGAAAGTTGCGGTCGTCCGTTAACCGATGATGCTCGAAATAAACCACTAGCAGATATGCGCTACGAAGGATCTGCTCGCCGTTCTCAAACTTACAACAAGACGATTATTGATAAAGTATGGAACTTTTTTTCGAGTGTAAAGGTTGGTATGTGGATCATCGTTGCCATTCTAGTTGCGGCAGCTATCGGAACAATCTTACCTCAAGTTTTTTATGTTCCTGCTAATAATGCAAGCGAAGCAGCTGCCTATTATGAACGCATATATGGCACTTTCGGCAAGATCTATAATGATCTAGGTTTATCCGACCTTTATAGTTCATGGTGGTTCCAAGGGTTAATTGGAATGCTTGGTATCTCACTCATCATTGCGAGTCTTGACCGTGTAATCCCACTTTATAAATCTTTAAAGAAACAAAAAGTAAAACGTCATCAATCATTCCTACAACGTCAGAGACTATTTTCTAAAGCTGAAGGAATTCAAGAAGATGTATTGACGCCTGCTGAAAAAAAATTAAAAGAATTAAAGTACAATGTGAGAAGAGAAGATGGGGCAATACTTGCTGAAAAAGGCCGTTTTTCTCGCTGGGGTCCGTATATCAATCATATTGGCTTGATCATCTTTTTAGGCGGTGTGATGCTACGTGCGATTCCAGGTGTTTACGTAGATGAAACTATGTGGCTTCGTGAAGGTGAAACACTTGCTGTACCAGGTGCTGCAGGCTATTACCTTGAAAACAATGGCTTCGAGTTTGACGTCTACGATCAAGAAGGCGCTAATGAGGTCTTTTCAGATGCAATTGAGCGCGTAGGTACCATCGCATCGAATTACCAAACAAATTTAACTCTTTTTAAAGGGGAAAATGAAGACATCATTGGAGATCCGGGTGAACTTACAGAAATCGATAGTGGTCCGACGATAGTCAATAAACCATTTAAATTCGATTCTTATAACGTTTATCAAGTGGATTTCCGTTTAGATGAATTAAAGGCGATGACGTTCCAATTACAAAATAAAGCTTCCGAAGAACAATTCGGTGAGTTCACCATTGATTTAATCAATCCCGAGTCAGAGTATGATTTAGGAAATGGTTACAGAGTGGAATTAGTGAACTATTATGCTGACTTTACAGGTTTTGAAGATGGAGAACCTCAATCGAAATCTCCAATTCCAAACAACCCAGCATTTTTGATTCGTATGTATACACCTGAAAAACCAGAACCGGAAACTAGTTTTGTTTTAATTCGTGAAACAATTGAGCCATTTGGAGAAAATGACTTTAAATTAGCCTTCCAATCTGCTGAAACACGAGACATTTCTGGATTGACCATTCGAAAAGATTTGACGTTGCCGATTTTAATGATAGGTGGTTTAATCTTTATGATTGGTGTTGCCCAAGGTTCCTATTGGAATCATCGACGTATTTGGCTGCAGCAAACTCCAACAGGTGATGTCCTTGTAGCGGGACACACTAATAAAAACTGGAACTCCGTCAAGAAAGACCTGCATTTTGTAACAAAGGATACTCGAGTTCCTCGTCCACTTGATCAGCAAGATCCTGAAGCGGACATGAACTTTGACGAAGGAGACGAAACGACATGA
- the resA gene encoding thiol-disulfide oxidoreductase ResA, protein MAQSKKKRFYIRTAILTVLVIAIIGTIYVNVTKEKNAVLAVGDQAPDFQLVDMEGNVQRLSDYEGQGVFLNFWGTWCKPCAKEMPYIDKHYQVYKDQGVQTMAVNIAESDFKVNSYTKQYGMTFPVVIDRKKNVMEQYNIGPLPTTFLVSPEGEIIRIIQGEMTEQDVENFMEEIKPL, encoded by the coding sequence ATGGCTCAGTCAAAGAAAAAGCGATTTTATATTAGGACTGCCATTCTAACTGTATTGGTGATTGCCATTATTGGTACAATCTATGTCAACGTCACAAAGGAAAAAAATGCCGTTCTGGCCGTTGGCGATCAAGCACCTGATTTTCAATTAGTGGACATGGAAGGGAATGTTCAACGCCTTTCAGATTATGAAGGACAAGGCGTTTTTCTAAATTTCTGGGGTACATGGTGTAAGCCATGTGCAAAAGAGATGCCTTATATCGACAAACACTACCAAGTCTACAAAGACCAAGGTGTCCAAACAATGGCGGTAAATATTGCAGAATCAGACTTTAAAGTAAACAGTTACACGAAGCAATATGGGATGACATTTCCTGTCGTGATTGACCGCAAGAAAAATGTCATGGAACAATACAATATTGGTCCACTTCCTACAACTTTTTTGGTAAGTCCTGAAGGAGAGATTATCCGTATCATTCAAGGTGAGATGACGGAACAAGATGTGGAAAATTTCATGGAAGAAATTAAACCACTATAA
- a CDS encoding pseudouridine synthase: protein MERLQKVIANAGIASRRKAEQLIVDGKVKVNGVRVKELGTKVSSSDDVEVEGVLLEKENKVYYLLYKPRGVISAATDDKGRTTVVDLIDIEDKRIFPVGRLDYDTSGLILLTNDGDFSYALTHPKFKVEKTYVARVKGIPFREKIKKLQRGINLEDGKTAPAKVKVLSEDKKLDKAIVEIIIHEGKNRQVRRMFEAIGHPVQKLKREKFGLLSLHGLNAGEYRKLTTHEVKQMRVLSDTGKVGHI, encoded by the coding sequence ATGGAACGTTTACAAAAAGTAATAGCAAATGCAGGAATAGCATCTAGAAGAAAAGCAGAACAATTAATTGTCGATGGAAAAGTGAAAGTGAATGGTGTTCGTGTGAAAGAACTCGGCACGAAAGTATCCTCATCAGATGATGTAGAAGTAGAGGGTGTCTTGTTAGAAAAAGAAAACAAAGTTTATTATCTTCTTTATAAACCACGTGGCGTCATCTCAGCAGCTACTGATGACAAAGGTCGTACAACGGTTGTTGATTTAATTGATATCGAAGACAAACGAATTTTTCCAGTAGGAAGATTAGATTACGATACATCAGGTTTGATTCTTTTAACAAATGATGGTGACTTCTCTTATGCTTTGACCCACCCTAAATTTAAGGTGGAGAAGACGTATGTAGCACGTGTCAAAGGAATTCCATTCCGTGAAAAGATTAAAAAACTCCAACGTGGTATTAACTTGGAAGATGGTAAAACGGCACCTGCTAAAGTGAAAGTGTTGTCTGAAGACAAGAAGCTAGACAAAGCAATTGTTGAAATCATTATCCATGAAGGTAAAAATCGTCAAGTGCGACGCATGTTCGAGGCTATTGGTCATCCTGTTCAAAAGTTGAAACGAGAAAAATTTGGTTTGCTGTCATTACATGGTTTAAACGCCGGAGAATATCGCAAGTTGACTACACATGAAGTCAAGCAAATGCGTGTATTATCCGATACAGGAAAAGTTGGCCATATTTAA
- a CDS encoding serine hydrolase: protein MELPVTMASFAVIDAESGRLLSEQNAFQELPPASITKIWTVYVALQEKDKNEQVRISRNASNQEGSSVYLKRQELWSLESLLYATMLQSGNDAAVAVAEHVAGSEMAFAALMNLYAKKAGVKQTWFMNASGLHEDIHLTTAYDMSLLFKTALEDESFREIATATLYAPDERAVTWHNKHRLVAEQTAIAGKTGFTKKAGRTLISYFEQNEKKLIVVSLNEANDWKLHTELQRKTFELVDRVTIQGDYVTSTGIQIKVSKPYHFLKKNEEKLQNIVHLKKGQTQGLWEVKFTSTTLAFPISYTME from the coding sequence ATGGAACTTCCAGTTACAATGGCATCTTTTGCAGTGATTGACGCAGAGTCGGGCAGACTACTCAGTGAACAAAATGCATTCCAAGAGCTACCGCCTGCTTCCATTACAAAAATATGGACCGTCTATGTAGCGCTGCAAGAAAAAGATAAAAACGAACAAGTTCGTATCAGTCGAAATGCTAGTAATCAAGAAGGGTCCTCCGTATACTTAAAGAGACAAGAACTTTGGAGTTTAGAGAGCTTACTATACGCGACTATGTTACAATCAGGAAATGACGCTGCGGTCGCTGTTGCTGAACATGTAGCGGGATCTGAGATGGCTTTTGCAGCATTGATGAATCTTTACGCTAAAAAAGCGGGTGTTAAGCAAACTTGGTTCATGAACGCTTCTGGTCTACATGAGGATATCCATTTGACCACTGCATACGATATGTCTTTATTGTTTAAAACAGCGTTGGAGGATGAATCGTTTCGCGAGATAGCGACTGCAACACTTTATGCACCAGATGAAAGAGCAGTTACGTGGCATAATAAACATCGTTTAGTTGCAGAACAAACAGCTATTGCAGGGAAAACAGGATTTACTAAAAAGGCTGGCAGAACACTAATCAGTTATTTTGAACAAAACGAAAAAAAGTTGATTGTTGTTTCACTGAATGAAGCAAATGATTGGAAATTACACACGGAGCTGCAGCGTAAGACTTTTGAACTTGTCGATCGCGTGACCATTCAAGGAGATTACGTCACTTCAACTGGTATACAAATCAAAGTTTCAAAGCCGTATCATTTTTTGAAAAAAAATGAGGAAAAGCTGCAGAATATTGTCCATCTAAAAAAAGGACAGACACAAGGATTATGGGAAGTAAAGTTTACCTCAACAACTTTAGCATTTCCTATTTCCTATACAATGGAATGA
- the scpB gene encoding SMC-Scp complex subunit ScpB: MKWNLNLISQLESLLFIAGDEGISFSKLCTFTQASSTDLKEHLDHMQRAYKEDASRGIEVVVLANHYQFVTKRENAEVIERMIETTQATALSQAAMEVLAIVAYKQPITRVEIDEIRGVKSDSAVHTLVARVLLKEVGRAEGTGRAILYGTTPEFMQVFGLSSLEDLPPLPEHESEEDDTDLFMSKFQEQFELETSEKG, from the coding sequence ATGAAATGGAATCTGAATTTGATCAGCCAGTTGGAGAGCCTTCTGTTCATCGCAGGTGATGAAGGAATCAGTTTTTCAAAATTGTGTACCTTTACGCAAGCTTCATCGACTGATTTGAAGGAGCACCTTGACCACATGCAACGTGCGTATAAAGAAGATGCCTCTAGAGGGATAGAGGTAGTCGTTTTGGCCAATCACTATCAGTTTGTTACGAAACGTGAAAATGCAGAAGTCATCGAAAGAATGATCGAGACTACACAAGCTACTGCGCTGTCTCAAGCGGCAATGGAAGTGTTAGCGATTGTTGCATACAAACAACCGATCACCCGAGTAGAAATTGATGAAATTCGTGGAGTAAAGTCAGACAGTGCCGTGCATACGTTGGTGGCAAGAGTCTTACTGAAAGAAGTGGGTAGAGCAGAGGGGACGGGCCGGGCCATACTTTATGGTACGACACCAGAATTTATGCAAGTGTTTGGTTTGAGTAGCTTAGAAGATTTACCTCCACTGCCAGAACATGAATCAGAAGAAGACGATACCGATTTATTTATGAGCAAGTTTCAAGAGCAATTTGAGTTAGAGACAAGTGAGAAAGGATGA
- a CDS encoding segregation/condensation protein A: protein MAYEVKVEAFEGPLDLLLHLINRLEIDIYDIKMTEITSQYMEHVHAMQVLELNEASEYLVMAATLLSIKSKMLLPAVSIDFDEADEFDEFDPRDELVNRLLEYKRFKEAAGELKELEVAHSQHFSKLPTVVENHEVDKNVVLDQHYEVYDLLGAFQKMFKRKLLQAPLSTRISKAEISIKVQMESVLQKLQNRRGKLSFDELFDTNERAVIVATFLSVLELMKRQFIQIHQTENFTNLEIELMKEVHEHEMESEFDQPVGEPSVHRR, encoded by the coding sequence ATGGCATACGAAGTGAAAGTTGAAGCTTTTGAAGGACCACTAGATTTATTGCTTCATCTCATCAATCGTTTAGAAATTGATATTTATGACATTAAGATGACGGAGATTACCTCTCAGTATATGGAACACGTCCACGCCATGCAAGTGCTAGAGCTGAATGAAGCTAGTGAATACCTTGTCATGGCTGCCACTTTGTTAAGCATTAAAAGTAAAATGCTGCTTCCCGCAGTTTCGATAGATTTTGATGAGGCGGATGAGTTTGATGAATTTGATCCTCGTGATGAACTCGTCAACCGATTACTGGAGTACAAACGTTTTAAAGAAGCAGCAGGTGAGTTGAAAGAGTTGGAAGTAGCGCATAGTCAACATTTTTCTAAGCTTCCAACAGTAGTTGAAAATCATGAAGTTGATAAAAATGTAGTTCTTGATCAGCATTACGAAGTATATGATTTATTAGGGGCATTCCAAAAAATGTTCAAACGTAAATTATTACAAGCGCCTTTATCGACGCGAATCAGTAAGGCAGAAATCTCGATTAAAGTGCAGATGGAATCCGTATTGCAAAAACTTCAAAATCGAAGAGGGAAACTTTCATTTGATGAATTATTCGATACAAATGAAAGAGCTGTGATAGTGGCGACCTTCTTATCTGTACTAGAACTAATGAAACGTCAATTTATCCAAATTCATCAGACTGAAAATTTTACGAACCTAGAAATTGAGCTAATGAAGGAAGTGCACGAACATGAAATGGAATCTGAATTTGATCAGCCAGTTGGAGAGCCTTCTGTTCATCGCAGGTGA